Below is a window of Leptolyngbyaceae cyanobacterium DNA.
CATAAAAAACAGGCCAAAATAAGCCAAATCCAGCTTTTTTAATCAACAATAAGCTAAGTTTTTCCGTAGCAACCATTTTTCCCGTCTCTCGTGCTTTGGCGATCGCAGTCGGCGTCTTCAAGTTCGTACCCAAATCCGAACCTAACACGGGTTTGTAAATATCAGGCGGCTCTCCGTAAGTGATGGGAAAATATTCCTGGCGTACTTTTGCGATCGCCAAACTCCCATTTGCTTTGCGCTCTTTAATGCGAAAATCAGGAAACCCGAAAGCTTGCATATTACTTTCATAGGCGGTGCGTTCTTCGTGCAGAACGCGCTTAGCCCAAGCCATACCATAAATACCGGGATAGCGTTCTAAAAAAGGTTGAGAAAATTTATGAAAATCCTCTGGTTTAATTGGATTGGAAGCGTGATAAAAAGCAGCCAAAGCTCTAGTAGTTTGCGTATATTCGTCTATATTTTGTTGTAAAGCTAGTGCGATATTATCCGTTCTTCGCGCCAATAAAGCTTGCGTATTTGCTAACTGCCATTTCCATACCATCACGGCAGCACCGATCGATAATCCTACACCTACACCCAAGCTTAACCAAACAGGTAAATAACGTCTAGTTAAGTACCAATTTTTTTCTCTTAATACTAAAAGTTGTTTGTTTTTCCATCGCCCCATCTACCAATCTCCCCATCCATCAAATTTACTATCTATCTTTGAATTGAATTCTTACTAAAATCTGCCATAAACCGAAATGGCGTAAACGATCTTCAGTGCAGCAACAGTAAAAGCTGCCCCAATCACGCCACGCCATTCTAAATATTTTCGTCCTAGTTTTGCGTTAATTGCTATTGTTTTTTAGTTTGGCGATTGGCAGCAATTAACCAAAGGAGCTTGGGTAACATCTTTTAAGCCCACGGATTCTAACAGTTGTTGCCACTCAAACGTCACCTTAACATCTTCAGGATGCGATCGTCTGAGTTGAGCTAAAGTTGCTACGGTTTCGTACCATATTTGGTTTTCAGCATAGAGTTTCGCTCTTTCTAAAATATCTGGAGTAGAAAGTTTTTCCTTCAAAGCAATACTTAGTTCGATCCGTTCGATCCATCCCTGGACTACCGCATCTCTACTTCTTTGACTAGGATCGCAAATCACCGCTAACGTCCACTTGTACCGCGTACCAACTTTCAAAGCAGGAGCATCTTCAGGTAGTTTAACACTGACAATTCCTGCTTTTCCAGGTAAGGGAATCGTAGTTTGATAAATTCCATTCTGTCGATCGTCCCAAACACTCAATTCTACCTCTTTGAAAGTAGAGTCAGTAATTTGTACGAAAATGGTCGGACGATCTTCTGCGGTTAATTCAACATCAGTAGCGGGAATCAACGGTACGATCGCGCTATATGGCATTTCTTTGGCCGCTATACCCGTAGAACAAATCCCTCGCGAAGACCCTCCACTAGTGGTAGAAGGAGATCCGTTGGGTCTAAATATTACCGTACCAGAGCTAGTATTCTGGGCTGGCGTAACGCCCACGGGCAATAGTACAAGGCTTACAGAAAGAGGCGCTAGTAATAAACGGGATATTAAACAGCCATTTTGACTAGTCATACATTAACAAGCAATTTGTCACTCGACAGGTTTACACATGATATTGAAAACAGCACCCTGAATTACTAATAAAGCCGATCGCTCAGATTGTAAATACTAAGTTAGATTCCAACTGAAACAAATTTATCAATTTTTTATTGATGAATTTGCATTATAGATAAATATGCCACCGACGACAAATAGCCATACGAAAAAAAAGGGCTGGGTAAGTATTTTAGCTATTAATTAAGCTTGAATTGTCAATTCTGTACGGGATGACTGCTAAAATTGTGTATCAAAAAATTATATCATATTTATTTATTGGTATTTTATCTTGGGTAAGTTAAGGCCAAAATTTGTTTCAGGTCGAGCGCATTACTAATAGCTAATTGTTTGACCCACTTTTTATAAGTTTAGCTACTTAAATGCCGAGCGTGATTTTTTTTATTTAAACTTAATACATAAGTGTTTTTTTCTAGTGAGAAATCAACATATACCGATTCACTTCTTTGGTGGCCGAAAATCTTTCTCTACTGCCAATTTCCCACCAGTACGAAAGGAGCCCAAAAGTAAGGATTTTGATACGCAGACTGGGCTAGTAGCGATAATTGTGCATTGCGAACAGCTTCTGCTTTATTAACACCTGGTTTTGCCAGTTGGCGATAAAATTCAGTCATGAAGATCGCAGTAGACTCGTCATTTACCTGCCAGAGAGTAGCGAGAGTGCTGCGTGCGCCGGAGCGAATGGCTACTCCTGCCAATCCTAGCGCGGCGCGGTTATCACCAGTGGCGGTTTCGCAAGCGCTGAGGACAAATAATTCGATCGGACGTTGTTGTTTTTGTCCCCGCACGCGCAAAAGTCGATCGAACTGCTTGACGTTTACCCGTTCATCCCAAGCGAGAATAAAAGTTTCATCTGCATTAGAGCTAAACTGACCGTGAGTAGCCAAGTGAACTACCCCAAAGGGAACAGCTTGAATTTGTTTTTGCAGGTTAGCACGAGTAAACTCTTCATTTAACAAAACTTCAGCCGGCAATTCCAAGGCAATTTGCCGAACTTCTGTAATGGTAGCTGGTATTGGGGGAAAACCTTGACGAGCTTCCGATAAACCACCAGTTAGCGCTCTTAATCGTGCTCTTACTAAAGGACGGGATTCTAAAAGTTGCAGTCCGGGCGTGATAGCTATATTGTATTTTTGAATCAAATATTGTTGTCCGTCATAAAGCGAAGCCATTGGCAGATTTCGCAAGCTACCATC
It encodes the following:
- a CDS encoding DUF928 domain-containing protein, with the protein product MTSQNGCLISRLLLAPLSVSLVLLPVGVTPAQNTSSGTVIFRPNGSPSTTSGGSSRGICSTGIAAKEMPYSAIVPLIPATDVELTAEDRPTIFVQITDSTFKEVELSVWDDRQNGIYQTTIPLPGKAGIVSVKLPEDAPALKVGTRYKWTLAVICDPSQRSRDAVVQGWIERIELSIALKEKLSTPDILERAKLYAENQIWYETVATLAQLRRSHPEDVKVTFEWQQLLESVGLKDVTQAPLVNCCQSPN